In Serratia sp. FDAARGOS_506, a genomic segment contains:
- a CDS encoding 3-oxoacyl-[acyl-carrier-protein] synthase III C-terminal domain-containing protein produces the protein MTTQFRSPELLPLKVIATGAALPPNRVASSTLDVRLGKPAGYVEKRSGIVYRYHAADDASQAELAAAALQDALGRSAIPAASIDLLISASAIAVQALPCSAAHILKVAGLAPGTPGFDINSSCVSFISALQVAAGLLNAGTYRRIAIVSADLASRGIDWQHEESSLIFGDGAACAIVERGDGASGILASLVETYPAGSELCEIRAGGTRRNPRAGMCEQDFLFHMQGKPLFRQASALIEGYLDRLLSASGLTLAQIATVVPHQASHLSLEHMRKRLHVSSEALVDIYRHHGNQVAASIPTALHAAVTTGRFNPGQPVMLIGTAAGLALAGMVLLP, from the coding sequence ATGACCACACAATTTCGCTCACCTGAGCTGCTGCCTCTGAAAGTCATCGCCACCGGGGCTGCGTTGCCGCCCAACCGCGTGGCTTCCTCTACGCTCGATGTCCGCCTGGGGAAACCGGCCGGCTACGTTGAGAAACGCTCGGGCATCGTTTACCGCTATCACGCCGCCGACGATGCCAGCCAGGCTGAACTCGCCGCCGCTGCGCTGCAAGACGCGCTGGGCCGCAGTGCCATCCCGGCGGCCTCCATTGATCTGCTGATCTCCGCCTCGGCGATAGCGGTGCAGGCATTGCCATGCTCCGCCGCGCATATTCTCAAGGTCGCCGGATTGGCGCCGGGTACGCCTGGTTTCGACATCAACAGCAGCTGCGTCAGCTTTATCTCTGCGCTGCAGGTGGCGGCGGGGCTGTTGAACGCCGGGACGTATCGGCGTATCGCCATCGTTTCGGCGGATCTCGCTTCGCGCGGTATCGACTGGCAGCACGAAGAGTCGTCGCTGATCTTCGGCGATGGCGCCGCCTGTGCCATCGTGGAGCGTGGCGACGGCGCCAGCGGCATTCTCGCCAGCCTGGTGGAAACCTATCCCGCCGGCAGCGAACTGTGCGAGATCCGCGCCGGCGGCACGCGCCGCAACCCGCGCGCCGGCATGTGCGAGCAAGACTTCCTGTTTCATATGCAGGGCAAGCCGCTGTTCCGTCAGGCGTCGGCGCTGATTGAGGGCTACCTCGACCGGCTGCTGAGCGCCAGCGGCTTGACCCTGGCGCAGATTGCCACCGTGGTGCCGCACCAGGCCAGCCATCTGTCGCTCGAACATATGCGCAAACGGCTGCACGTCTCCAGCGAGGCGCTGGTGGACATCTACCGCCATCACGGCAACCAGGTGGCAGCCTCTATTCCGACCGCGCTGCATGCCGCCGTGACCACCGGGCGCTTCAACCCCGGTCAACCGGTGATGCTGATCGGCACCGCCGCCGGGCTGGCGTTGGCCGGCATGGTGTTGCTGCCATGA